A region of Panthera uncia isolate 11264 chromosome D4, Puncia_PCG_1.0, whole genome shotgun sequence DNA encodes the following proteins:
- the LOC125924747 gene encoding tigger transposable element-derived protein 1-like, with amino-acid sequence MITVEVKKEIVEKYERGMRVAEIARFYKKSTSTICTILKKKEEIRGLDAAKGVTRISKQRPRVLEDVEKLLLVWINEKRLAGDTVTENFICEKAKALYTDLVSKLPGTSTENEEGFKASRGWFDNFKRRSGIRSVVRHREAASSDAKAAEVFAAEFQKLMASECYLPEQVFNCDETGLFWKEMPERTHITEEESAVPGHRPVKDRLTLLFCANASGDFKVKPLLVYHSENPRAFRKCRVQKSQLNVMWRSNSKAWVTRILFVEWVNEAFGPAVKKYLLEKNLPLRALLVMDDAPAHPPGFEDDLLEEFEFIKVKFLPPNTTPVLQPMDQQVISNFKQLYTKALFQQCFEVTKGTDLTLREFWQNHFHIVNCLQIIDKAWDGVTKRTLNSAWRKLWPGCVLAPDLEGLAHEQQPPVVGETVSLGKTRGLEVNEDDSQEPVEERGREPTTDELMGLHHEQQQEVMGEISSAGEKKAKESLTSTESLAMGLEEHLCMCPMGPGQCAGVQGGWHPERRGNGQEVNSTRL; translated from the coding sequence atGATCACGGTGGAAGTCAAGAAGGAAATCGTCGAGAAGTACGAACGAGGGATGCGAGTGgccgaaattgcaagattttataagaagtctacgtCAACCATTTgcacaatattaaagaagaaagaagaaataagggggCTAGATGCAGCGAAAGGAGTCACGAGAATATCAAAGCAACGGCCACGTGTTCTGGAAGATGTAGAGAAGTTGCTTCTGGTTTGGATAAATGAGAAACGGCTGGCAGGTGACACCGTGACCGAGAACTTTATCTGTGAGAAGGCAAAGGCCTTGTACACCGACCTCGTAAGTAAACTGCCAGGTACGTCAACAGAAAACGAAGAAGGCTTCaaagcaagcaggggatggtTTGATAACTTTAAGAGGAGAAGCGGCATCCGTAGTGttgtgaggcacagagaggctgcgAGTTCGGACGCTAAGGCAGCGGAGGTGTTCGCTGCCGAGTTCCAGAAGCTCATGGCTTCCGAGTGTTACCTGCCGGAGCAAGTTTTTAACTGCGATGAGACGGGGCTGTTTTGGAAAGAGATGCCAGAGCGGACGCACATTACGGAAGAAGAGAGTGCGGTGCCTGGTCACAGGCCCGTGAAAGACCGTCTCACCCTCTTGTTTTGCGCCAACGCGAGTGGGGATTTCAAAGTCAAGCCCCTGCTCGTGTACCATTCCGAGAACCCACGAGCCTTCAGGAAATGCAGGGTGCAGAAGAGCCAGTTAAACGTCATGTGGAGGTCCAACAGCAAGGCTTGGGTCACTCGTATCTTGTTCGTCGAGTGGGTCAACGAGGCCTTCGGTCCTGCAGTGAAGAAGTACCTTTTGGAGAAGAATCTGCCGCTCAGAGCCTTGCTGGTGATGGACGATGCCCCTGCTCATCCTCCAGGCTTTGAGGACGACCTGCTGGAGGAATTCGAGTTCATTAAGGTCAAGTTCCTTCCTCCCAACACCACTCCAGTCCTCCAGCCCATGGATCAGCAGGTCATTTCAAACTTTAAACAGCTTTACACCAAAGCGCTATTTCAGCAATGCTTTGAGGTGACCAAAGGAACAGACCTTACCCTCCGAGAGTTTTGGCAAAATCATTTCCACATCGTGAACTGCCTCCAGATCATCGATAAAGCCTGGGACGGGGTCACCAAGAGAACCCTCAATTCTGCTTGGAGAAAACTGTGGCCCGGTTGTGTTCTTGCACCTGACTTAGAGGGGCTTGCTCATGAACAGCAGCCGCCAGTTGTCGGTGAAACGGTGTCCTTGGGGAAGACCAGGGGACTGGAGGTGAATGAGGACGACAGTCAGGAGCCGGTGGAGGAGCGTGGCCGGGAGCCGACCACCGACGAACTGATGGGTCTGCATCACGAGCAGCAGCAAGAGGTTATGGGGGAGATCTCGTCTGCAGGGGAGAAAAAGGCCAAGGAGTCCCTCACTTCAa